A stretch of Perognathus longimembris pacificus isolate PPM17 chromosome 1, ASM2315922v1, whole genome shotgun sequence DNA encodes these proteins:
- the LOC125341611 gene encoding procathepsin L-like, giving the protein MNLSFFLAAFCLGIASATPKHDQNLDTKWYQWKSTHRRLYGSNEEGWRRAVWEKNMKMIETHNGEYSLGRHGFTMKMNAFGDMTNEEFRQVMNGFQSSKKKKGKVFQEPLLFKPPESVNWTEKGYVTPVKNQGQCGSCWAFSATGAMEGQMFNKTGKLIPLSEQNLVDCSRAQGNQGCNGGLMDYAFQYIKDNGGLDSEKSYPYEGQDGTCKYKPEYSVANDTGYVDIPPREKALMKALALIGPISAAMDASHMSFQFYHSGIYYEPNCSSQDLDHGILIVGYGVDGTEKYWLVKNSWGSQWGAEGFVKIARDRDNHCGLATAASYPTV; this is encoded by the exons ATGAATCTTTCATTCTTCCTGGCTGCCTTTTGCTTGGGAATAGCCTCAGCTACTCCAAAACATGACCAGAACTTAGACACAAAGTGGTACCAGTGGAAGTCCACGCACAGGAGACTATATGGTTCG AATGAAGAAGGATGGAGGAGAGCAGTCtgggaaaagaacatgaaaatgaTTGAAACGCACAATGGGGAATACAGCCTAGGCAGACATGGTTTCACCATGAAAATGAATGCTTTTGGGGACATG ACCAATGAAGAATTCAGACAGGTGATGAATGGCTTTCAGAGctcaaagaagaagaaggggaaagtgTTTCAGGAACCTTTACTTTTTAAGCCCCCTGAATCTGTGAACTGGACAGAAAAAGGTTATGTGACTCCTGTGAAGAATCAG ggTCAGTGTGGTTCTTGTTGGGCTTTCAGTGCTACTGGAGCCATGGAAGGACAGATGTTCAATAAGACTGGCAAACTGATCCCCCTCAGTGAACAGAACCTAGTGGACTGCTCTCGGGCTCAAGGCAACCAGGGCTGCAATGGTGGCCTGATGGACTATGCCTTCCAGTATATCAAGGACAAtggaggcttggactcagagaaATCTTATCCATACGAAGGCCAG GATGGAACATGTAAATATAAACCTGAATATTCTGTGGCAAATGACACTGGATATGTAGACATTCCTCCTAGGGAGAAAGCCCTGATGAAGGCATTGGCCCTTATAGGGCCCATTTCTGCTGCTATGGATGCAAGCCATATGTCCTTCCAGTTCTATCATTCAG GCATTTATTATGAACCAAATTGTAGCAGCCAGGACCTGGATCATGGCATTCTGATTGTTGGCTATGGTGTTGATGGAACTGAGAAATATTGGCTGGTGAAGAACAG CTGGGGTTCTCAGTGGGGTGCAGAAGGCTTCGTCAAAATAGCCAGGGACAGAGACAACCACTGTGGACTTGCAACGGCAGCTAGCTACCCCACAGTGTGA